The Streptomyces sp. NBC_00775 genome includes the window TCCGGTACGAGCAGCAGGTCTCCCGGCGGCGCCAGCAGCTCCAGCGCACGGCCGACGATTGCAGCGCCGAGATCGCCCGCAGGTACCGTGAAGGCGAAGCACAAGTAGACGACCTGCTCATGTGACGCGGCGGCCCCGGCGATCCCGGGGCCGTATGGCGGGCACGGCGACCACCCAGCTGGTTCCGCGGGCGTGGGGGCGTGGTCCGGGACAGTCCGGGCCGGCGCCGCCTGAGCGGGTCCCGTTCCGGAAGGCCACCGCCGATGTCCGCCGCACCCGCAGACCCCTCCATACCCGAGGTATCCGCACCCGACGTTTCCGCCGCGCGTGCCGTATCCACCCCCGCGCAGCCGGTGCAGCCGGTGCAGCCGGTGCAGCCCGTGCCGCCCGTCCTCGCCGAGGTCGTACGGTCCGGCTTCGTCGAGGGGCGTCATCGCGGGAGCCTGGTGCTGCTGGCCGCGGACGGGTCGGTCGAGCTGGCGCTCGGTGACGTGACGGCGCCGGTGTTCCCGCGCTCGTCGAACAAGCCGATGCAGGCGGCGGGTGTGCTGCGCGCGGGGCTCGACCTGGCCGGGGAGCGACTGGCCCTCGCCGCCGCGAGCCATTCCGGGGAGATCTTCCACCGTGATCTGGTCCAGAAGATTCTTGCCGAGCACGGGCTGACGGCCGCGCAGTTGCAGTGCCCGCCGGATCTGCCGCTGGACCCCGCCGAGGCCGAGACGTACCTCGCCGGGGGTGCCGTCCGTGACCGGGTCACCATGAACTGCTCCGGCAAGCATGCGGCGATGCTCGCGGTGTGCGCGCTGCGGGGCTGGCCGACGGAGTCGTACCTCGACCCCGGGCACCCCCTCCAGCAGCTGATCCACTCCGTGGTCGAGGAAGCGGCCGGGGAGCCTGTCGCCGCGGTCGGTACGGACGGCTGCGGGGCGCCCCTGATGGCCATCACCCTCACCGGGCTCGCCCGGGCCTTCCGCTCCTTCGTCCTCGCCGCCCCCGGCTCCGCCGAACGCCGTGTGGCCGACGCGATGCGGGCCCACCCCGAGTACGTCGCCGGTACGCGTCGCCCTGACACCTGGCTCATGCGCGAGGTTCCGGGTGCGCTGTCCAAGATGGGCGCGGAGGCCGTCCAGGCGGTGGCCCTTCCCGACGGCCGCGCCCTCGCCTTCAAGATCGACGACGGTGGGGGGCGGGCGCTGGGTCCCGTCCTCGCCCGTGCGCTGGGTCTGTTGGGTGTGTCGGCGCCGGTGGTGTCACGGATCGGGCGGGCGCCGCTGGTGGGTGGGGGCCGGGAGGTGGGGGAGATACGGGTGGCGTTCTGAGGGGTTTTCCTCGCCCCCGCCGCCCCTACCCGTCCCATCCCCAGGGGCTCTGCCCCTTCGACCCCGGGGGTTGTGTTTCGGCTGCGGGTGGGTGGGGGCTGGTGCAAAAGATTGCGCAGTTCCCCGCGCCCCTGAAAAGACGGCTGCGGGCGGGCGTGCCTTCAGGGGCGCGGGG containing:
- a CDS encoding asparaginase; amino-acid sequence: MSAAPADPSIPEVSAPDVSAARAVSTPAQPVQPVQPVQPVPPVLAEVVRSGFVEGRHRGSLVLLAADGSVELALGDVTAPVFPRSSNKPMQAAGVLRAGLDLAGERLALAAASHSGEIFHRDLVQKILAEHGLTAAQLQCPPDLPLDPAEAETYLAGGAVRDRVTMNCSGKHAAMLAVCALRGWPTESYLDPGHPLQQLIHSVVEEAAGEPVAAVGTDGCGAPLMAITLTGLARAFRSFVLAAPGSAERRVADAMRAHPEYVAGTRRPDTWLMREVPGALSKMGAEAVQAVALPDGRALAFKIDDGGGRALGPVLARALGLLGVSAPVVSRIGRAPLVGGGREVGEIRVAF